TGGAGTCGACTTGAAGGTGAAAAGCGCTGACGAGTAGCTCGAGGAAGAGATGGCACGCCTCTAAGCCGAAGCCCGAGCAGGGGGCTGCGGACCGATAAGCGATAAAGGTCGATAGATAGCGTATTAGGGTTAGTGGTGTGAAACGGGAAATTTGTTCAATTCCGAGAAATAATAATATTTCCAAACGCGCGGATAAGTTTCTTTCGTTTTAGATAAGTGTCGCCCTTAAGAGCTGAAACAGAACCAAAACAATGAAGACATTGATAAAATCGACATTCGCGGTTATTTTGTCCTGCATGGCTCGATCGTATGCGGGAGAGGAGATGAAGGAAGCGTGCGGAAGCAACGTTGCCATCGTCCCGAGCTACGGAGCGAAGCCCAACGCGACGGGAACGGTCATTCTGCATCGAGGTAACATGGGTGACAATTGGGAGACTCAATGGTCCAAGCCGATCGCAGTGACCCCAGACAAAAGCGGTAAAATTCGATGGTGGTGTAATAGCACCGACTGGAACTTCATCGATCCCGGGACGTGGCGGATTGAAAGTCCGAAAATTGTAGTAGATCAGAAAGGTGTTAGGGCTGAAACGAAGTTTACTGATTCCTCATGGGAAGGATGGACAGCCGAACAATCTCGCTGCGGCGACTGTGATGGCAAGAAGACGACTCATGTCATCGTCAAGCTCACAGCTGGACGTTCATTCACAATTAAGTGTCTGTGCAAATAAGCAGCTGACCAAGGTGCCGCCACCGAGACTTCCGATGGCGGTGCCCCTGCGCTGAAATCCAGCAAAAGGTTGGTGACATGGGACGGAGCGAATGAGGCGCGAACGCATCGAGGCGGAGGTAGAGTTCAAGCCGAAAGGGCTGACGCAGCTCAAAAGCGCTGCGGCTTATACTGACTTCACGGCTCGTTCCACTGAGAATACGATCCGCCTGAAAAAGATCGAATTCCCCCGCGTCGGATCAAGGGCGAGCGCTTCTGCGTTCGTATCAAAAAGGGGTGGCTCGACGTTTGGATGGATCAGCAGCCTGTCATCTGAGCACGAGATCATGTAGCGACAGGCATGGAAAACACCGCGCGGGAAGCGCAGATGCCCAACGATTCCGAAATCCTGAGACGACTGGCGTCAAGAGTGGCCCAGCTCGAGGGATGCATAACCCAAGCTTTGGCCGCGGCTGATCGCTTCCACGAGATCGCGGATCGAATGGAGCGCCGGGCAGGGGGACTTCCACCGCGCTACCTGAACATGCGCGATGCCGCGAATTACTGCGGGCTCTGCCTCCGCACCATTGAGGGCGCGGTCGCCAAGGGTGAGATCACCTCTTTCATGCGCGGCCGGCGTCTCGTTCTCCGCGAAAGCCTCGAATCCTGGGTCGAGGGGAAGGTTGCTGCGATCACGCACGCGCCGCACTGAATTTCGCCTCCGGGCGCCCGCCGGATTGGGATAGCGAGAACGGAGGTTCATTCCAGATTGAAGAGGACTCGGTTATATTCTTGATCGATCCTCACGCGCCCGACACTTCGTAGGAGAGGGGTGCTTTCCGGGCGGCTAAGGCCGAAAAATTTGGTGAAGTCTATATTTGTTGCCTGCGATCGAATGCCGATAGCAATGTGCTTGAGATATTGCTTCGGCACCGATGTGAAATAATGGGGGCGACGAAATTCAACGCTGGGATCCATGAACGAGACAAAGTGGCGATGCTCTTTCTCGAAGCTCCATCCAGGAGCTTTGTGAAGGAATCCGTCTC
This portion of the Luteolibacter luteus genome encodes:
- a CDS encoding helix-turn-helix domain-containing protein — protein: MENTAREAQMPNDSEILRRLASRVAQLEGCITQALAAADRFHEIADRMERRAGGLPPRYLNMRDAANYCGLCLRTIEGAVAKGEITSFMRGRRLVLRESLESWVEGKVAAITHAPH